From the Cucumis sativus cultivar 9930 chromosome 5, Cucumber_9930_V3, whole genome shotgun sequence genome, the window ATGTCCTCATTCTTTCAACAAATGTTGTCATTCTATTTGACATTTTGGAGAAATTTCCTAAATGCCTCTCTagatttcttaattttcaaaaatacccTCATGCCAATGTTTATTAGTTTCAATCTCACTTTTGTACTATCTAGacttagattttgaattatatgtttgttttattttatgagtAGGGGTTGATTTTCTCAACAAACACTTCTCATTAATCCATCATTAGCTTGTATTGTCTGCAAATTGACTCCGATCAAGGTAAACGCTTTCACCAACTGTCCGATATTGGTTTTGTGGACTCTTGTTtagtggtttggtttttttttggtatgtCATGCTCATAAATAGGCGATGGTAGAATTTAGGGGATGATTGTCATTGAGCGAGAGAGGTTTTGTACAAAAGCCGCCACTGAAAACCAACTCGATAGGTTTACAATAGGAGAAACCGACCACCGACCACCAACAATTTAAACTGATCGGCCAAACCACTGGTCAATTTCAATCTGTTTAGTTTTTCTTGATTGAGATGAAGATAGAAGTGAAATCATGTGACTACTCTTCATGTTTTCTAGTTGAGATGAAagacaaaaaactttaaaggTTGAGTTCTTGGGCTAATCTCGCTACTTGTCCGATTAGAATAGAAGCTAGATAAGGTAAGAAGCCTAGAACTCGAGCCATCTCACtgagattttttaaacttatttaataaattaatataattattaataagcAGGGTTGAAAGCTAATGTGGGCTCACTGGGCTGGGCTAAGGGTTTTTTAAAGGGATAGTTGCACGGTCGTTTTCTTTTGGGTGTCGATACACACCCAAGGCCTATTTCGGAAAATGGGCAGGTCCAAGTGAGGCCCAGCAAGAAGATATGGGCTTGCCGACATGGTCGTTTGGAgtatttatgatatttaaatacgAAAACGACAACAGCCCACGTGGTTCTGAAGATTTTTGAAAGCTTCTCTCTGTTCCACTAATGGTGGATTCAATATCTTCAAGTCTTCTCGATTTGGAACCACTCATTTTCTCTCgagatatttattaatattttccattatCCACTTTCCCATCTATATAATGAGTTTCTTTCGATCGTCaagaaataacaaacaaaaaatcgAACTGTTTTCAGCTTTTGTTTACATTTTCACAAGCATTCATGGACTTCCTGAAGAAACTCAGCAGCGATGCCACCGACAAGCCCGAAGACCAAAACCCCGATCACCACAAAACCTCGGCTTCCGATCTCTTATCCAGCGCCAAGCTGGTTGCTGATGCCGCCAAATCCTCTTTTGGCGGCGGCAGCGAGTCTGTTGACAAGGGCAAAGTCGCCGGAGCCTCTGCCGACCTTCTCGGAGCTGCTTCCGATTACGGAAAATTGAATCCTAGCGAAGGGATTGGTAGTTATGTTGAGAAGGCTGAGAACTATCTCCATCAGTATGAAAAATCTCATTCTGCTCCTCATGGTTCCGGCTCCGAACCGCCAAAGGCAGAGGAGCCGCCGAAGAAGGAGAACGCCGCCGAGAAGGAAGACGGAGGATCTGGGTTTGGggattatttgaaaatggcCGAAGGTTTTATTAAGAAATGACACTTTTTGGCaactggttttttttttttttttccttctttttttatgtggTTGTTTGTGTAATTTCTTTGTAGATAAGGGTTTGCATTATATGCTAAACCTTAACCTATGATGAATTTGGATGtactaattaatataataaatgttaGATGTGTGGTCTTTGtcttcaaaaatgaaaattcagCATAATCAGGGCTGATAATGAAAAACAGAGTAAGACAGAAAACCCATCTAATAACAACCtgaattattgattatttttgttcacaaAGCATTCATTCGGTCATGttaacacaaaaagaaaagaaaaaagcagtCAAATCATTGTAATTTGATGGTCAATAACAGAGTTGTTAATGTTCTTCAGCAGCAGTAACAAGAAACGGGAATGTCCCCTGTTTGTCTAATAATATCAGCTTTCCGATTAGCTTTAAGaatctcattctttttcttatgaTCTGCTTTGCTTCTTGCTTCTCCAGCAATTTGCTTTATAAATTCCATATCTTCctcaaacttttttcttcctttttccctcTGACTTCTCTTCGTTCCCTCAACCTTCAAATTTACGAAACAGAATCaattaatcaacaaaatttgaactGACTCGACAAACTCTTTAACAGAGAGAAATTGATGACGAACCTGTGAAGCTTCAAATTTGCATATggctttttctctcttcttggTTTCCCAGTAAGAAATTGTCTCGTTAACCTTCTGATATCTGAAATGTCCGTAACGGTTATTAACAGACAGCCACTTTGAATTATTTCTTCGTAACAATAAACCTACCTCTCTTGGATTTTAGCAAGCTCAGCTTTTTCCCACATATCTGCTTTGGTTTCTTCAGGCCTTGTTTGGATTGGAGCAGTTGGTTGTTTTCGAGATATGGGTGGAGTTGGAGGGCGAGGAATTGGCAACGGTTTCTCTGTTTCAGTTCTTCCGCGGTCGCGGGAGTAGTCGTACACGACGGGTGGAGAAGGAACGGTTATCTTTCCTATTGgtttctgtttttgttgttCGGTTTTAGCTGCCGGTTTCTCGCCGGTCGCTGCTTCAGGATCCTTTGCAACATCTACAACAAGCATCTCATTCAATACATTCAAAGAACTAAAACTTGTAAGCTTAACCAAACACATATCATGGAATACTAACTTGATAACGGTCGTAAAATCCTATCAGGTTCCGGTGCCGGACGTGGAGGCGGGCTACGGTTATCCTCTTCGACAATCTTTACCCTTGGGAATGACGACGATTTAGGACGATCAATCTTCTTCAcaggttttgaaaattctgaTTCTTCAACCAAATGAATTGCAAAGGCAGCCGCTGCAACCGCAGTTGCGCGCTCCATTCCGACGTCGGAGAATTCATTCCCTCGACTCATTTGGCGTGAAAACTGTCTTCCCAACCAGTTCCCAAACGTTCTTTTCTCTGCAAACACCATAAACATTTCTTCTAATAAATCTTGTAAAAGTTCAAAGACTTTATTGATAAACACATTTGGACAAACTTTACTGATTTGAAGCAAAGATTTGTTAATAATTACCTCTAAAAGATGGAGATTTGTGTGGAGCCAAGTATACGTCTCTTCTACTGCTTTGTGCTTCTCTGTTGTGTTCAGGTTTAGGATATCTTGACCTGAAATCAGTGGATGATTAGAGGGAAagagttttagttttttttaatatatttgtttggaaaatagaagggaagattaaataaataaatacccCATTTGTTTGAGCAAATGATCCATGGGAGTTAGAGGAATGAGAGATATCTTGTGCCCAAGGGAAATGGAAATTATGGTGATGGCGTATAGAGGAGGAGGTGGGGGTGTGGTTTATTTGAAGACCAAGCCAACTCATAAGAAAATGGTTAAATAATAGTGGAAACAAAGTCAAAAAGTTCTaaggttttttaaatttaagggAATAGAAGAGAAGTGAAGTTTAAAATATGCTTTGTATGCAATTCATGGATTTGAATCTTTGAAACCACCTTTTGCACTGAAGGAAAGTATTCTTTCTGaattcttcctttcttttagtTCCAAAGCATTTTCCCTAAAGTTTCTCATTCATATTATTCAAATGTCAAATCTTTAACATCTTACTCACTTAGTTTATCATTCAAATACTCACATTTCGAGTGAGTTTTGATATACTTTAGTAGTTTttatttgctatatatatcttcaatttgttttgaaaactaattagTTTCCATCTCactcatattaaaaaaaaaaaaaaagagttccatataatacatatatatcaatcataaataaatgttaacaaaaaaaaaaaaaaaacaaaacaaaataagaactAACTATAACTAAAATCCCAACTCAAAAtgcaaaatctaaaaaacctaacaaaatatatccctttaaataatatctatataactatatgtatatttagGCGCAGGCAGAAGCTTTGAAGTCTTTGATGGAGACGAAGACGTAAGAATGAGGGGCAACCGATACAGCGGAAGTGGGATCGACAAGCTTCGGCTTCATTTTGGGAATTTCCAACATTGGTGTAAGTTGAAGAGGAGTTCCATTTAAAAGCATAACATCGCTTTGAATATCGCCATCTTTGGGTGTCAAATGATACTCTTCTCttgcttttaatttcttgCCTACGAAATTTGGGTAAATGTTTCTGTCGTTTACAATCTTCACATCATGCGTTGTCGAATTTGACAGGTTGATTAGAAGAACAGTTACACCTTCCTGAAAATCattgttaaagaaaacattattatgaaattaaatactttaaacATTTGCAAAAAGGTTTTGAGTTTATTGATTGTTACGTCGTTTCTGGTGCAATGTGAATAAACACGAAGGTATGGAGAACTGTCATGGGATGCTGCCAGGACCTTCTTTCCCATTAATCTATGCCATAGTAGAGCACTgttttcaaccaaaaaaaaatgtttagttaCTAAATAAATGCTATAATGCTATAATGCTAAGTTAAATAGCTTACCTATAGTAATCTGGGTTAGGGATGAAAGTGGTGGTATTAAGCAAAGCATAATTTCCACCAATCAAGGCTTGTCTACAATAAACCTGATGATCGAATGATGCAGTCATCCCCAAATTATCCAAATACCTTGAatcaataaaacatataaagaGTTAAATTCATtactctatatatatatatgtatttatataattcaatgaaaagaaaaggagttgAGAAATTAACCAAAATCCATCAGCAAAAGTATGAGAAACAGTTTTGCCACCACTGTTATAAGCACCACCAGATTCACCAATCCAAGGCTTAGACCATGCGCCAAAGCTCTCTGAAACTTCCTTGGCTTCCTTAAATGTTTGAGCAATTTGGTCCAAATAATAAGGGTCTTGAACCTTATCTATAAGTGTAGGATCAACACCTGCATGATAATCGTAGCATATACATTATTATCTAATTAGCATAATCTTTTCTAAAGAGATGaatgattcaatttttatttatttacctgCTCCAAGATTGTAAATATGGTGGGTGACTCCATCCACAACATTTGGTGCAGTGTTCTGAAGAAAGACTCTGAACCATTCTTTGTCAAAGAACCCGGCTGGTCCCAAGATTTTGGGTCTGTTGTTGGGATTAGGATACACTTCTTCCACTATTTTCCCCATTACTGTCAAGTCTTTACCATATTGGTCTGGCTCGAGCCTAGCCGAAACTCCAGTAGCAGAAAGCTCGTTCCCTGACAGTTGGATTAtggtaaaatttgattatatgtgtgtatatattgaaaattaaggGAGTAAGAAGTTGATTTTTGCGAAACGATACCAAGTTCATAAGAATCGATTTTGTATCCTTTAGAGGCAGTATAACGAATTAAATCACGAGCATTTTGAGAATCCCAATCACCAACCCAATTGATAGTTCCATCATTTGCTGGTTTTTTACCCTTTAAAGCATTTAAACCAAATGTAATACGAGCTCTGcaacaaacaacaacaaatcaGATTCATTAAACAAGAATAACATGTTTTgtcttgttttttctaatgatGATTTGCTTGATTATTACTTACGatgttttgttgaaaaaatcgTTAAGTTCATCCCATCGTTGCATAGTTAAACAACCTTTGCTGAATCCAAACAAACCATCACTTTGTTTCCTCATTTCAGGACAATTCTTATATGACTTTCCAACTCTGTAAATGATTTGATCTTGAAGTGACCCTCCAACTCGGATTCTCAAAGGATTGAACTctaaaagattataaaaacAAGTCAAATTAAGTGAAGATAAAAACCCAAAATGCCAAATcttaaaagaaggaaaaaaactaaCCCTTGATTGCTTCGGCCAAGATAATATTCTGAAGATcctgttaaaaaaaaacagagcaaGAACAGAACTTCCATGATCAGTAAATTAAGAAACAGatatggagaagaaaatggagaagacgaagaagaagaagaagagatacCAAATTAGGAATGCCAGCTTTTCCCCATGGGCATTGGCCATAATCGCATTTATTAGGAGGCCACCAATCTAAAGTAGCACAGATGAAATCGTCGTCAGTTTGAGCAATGGTGGTGACACCTTTGACTGAAACTTTAACGAACTCAGCAGAGGAGATGGTGAAGAAACAGAGGAGAGTGAGGAGGAGAGGTTTGGAAGTCATCGTTGCCATGTGAAGTGAAGTGAAGTGAAGTGAAGTGTGAGGATGGTGATGACTGATGAGAGAAGGTTTGAGAATGGAAGGGGTATCTATAGAGATGGGTGAAAAGGCTAAACTTGGATTATTGTTATAACTGAAATTATTCCTCTGAATTTGGATTTGATTTcgaaaattttgttacatttgaatataaagatACGGAATGAgggatttaacattttgaattgatcttttaagttttttaagatataaaaatCGGAATTGAATCTGTAggatatattttgaattttcttatcAATAATCGAAatcaatatgaaatatatatatatataaattgaagtaaaatgagaagaatatctaaatcatataaaaaaaaggaaaattagaaTGGATAATCATTTCACcgaaaataattaaggatatatcaaaattttaaaaaaaattataaatatagcaaaactagaCTTCTatataatttgacaaattttggtatatttgcaaattttttaaaatgttgctatatatttaattattttaaatctaattgctaaattggCAACTACCcctaaaacatatattttttaaaaaataaagattaattatcaccaaattttgaaaaaaatatatgtttttttttattttaatttcaaatttaaaattaaataataatcaaatgttaatttttgaaaaagttgataagctgactttctttaaaatatttcagtTTCCGTTCCTTCTTGtctctctttatttttgtttagatcgtgtaacaaatataaatttatttttgtttagatcatgtaacaaatataaaatatttgatataaatttgtCTACTTAAATTTAAgtgataaaattaaactatgaaatgtgaaaaagaatagtttaaatttaaacatgaaaatagTTGGttaaacttttctatttttaaaaaactaaaagaaaagaagaaattaatacTCCAAGttctttcatatttgaaataaaataatgaaatttatggTGAGTAATAATTTGAGTTGAAGTATTCACGAGCATGTTACaccttgattttttttgcaaattatATGGAAGTAAAAATAAGTCTAATGACATTTGGgtaaataaaaagtaactctttcttttttgtaaataaattgatcTTTTATTGATCTTAGGGCGAATAAATAGAcgaaacattttttaagtgtttttggAAGGATTCCATTTGATATCATAAAAACTTTTGCATCCATTTGAATAAAAAGAGGAACCTACAACCATAGGTATTTCTAGTTAAGTTTCGATGGAACCTACAACCATAGGTATTTCTAGTTAAGTTTCGATGCAGAATTCCGATAGTGGATATTCATTGTTGGTGTAAATCTTCTCTAGTTACGTATATCAAAAACCTATTAGAAGGGTATCAATGTACTATCCATTGACGGTGTAAATCTTCTCCAGTTAGGTATATCAAAAACCTTTTAGAAGAATATCtttgtatcaattttatatcacTCATGTATCAAAATGGTCAAAATAGATACTAATAGTGTATCTATCCAATGTAAACCAGTTGTACCAAATGTATCAATCaattcaaagttaaaattatgtaatcaaatcattttataattaaccCACACTTGATCAAAGTACCATgctttattaaaataataataaaacaagaaaaaaagaatgttctTCACTTGCTTGCTGGGCAGGCAGTAAGCATTGATAGCATCCTCTAGGCAAACATTCTTCTTTATAATCTAAAATGCTTGTTCaagtaattttataaatttaaactaaaataacaaGTAAATACCTAACAAAATTGTCAGTTTCATCTCAAGGATATGAAAACTATAAAGCTACAATTTCCACAAATGGAAGaagcatttttctttttctttataattccAAGAATAAGAACCCTTTGGGTTAaacattaaaaggaaaaaaaaaaagaagcttcaaattgaataaagaatGACAGGCGACGTCGTTTAAACAAGGAAATCTGTGTCTGAAACTTCAAGAACCTTGTGAAAACCTATTGGCTTTACACCTTGCCGGAAAGCATTACCGTCGATGAACCTATGAACCatcatatatagaaaaaacaaatattggtTTCATAGCTGTAGTCAAGTGATAAtgacaagaaaagaaaaaaaagaagaagaaataactCACATCTCTTTCAATAGTGGATGTTTGTAAAATGCATCTGAGATTCTCCCACTAAATTGGTTGTAGCCCAAGAACCTGTGAGTGAACAAAAATTCCTAGATTATGAATATCTTATGAGGAATAATGCATgcaacataaacaaaaaaaaagttagtcTATGATGGAGGAAAAATAGAAGTAGTCGGTATTCTTATGAAGTGTAGCGTGAGGGAAATGCTTATGTAAGTGTTGGTCAAGACAACATGAAATGTGAAAAGACATGGAACAGAATTACTAACATAGGCTTCGAAAAAATGATATTATCACATGCAGTATTGTGCTTTAAGCCTTTAACTATTGAGTggcaaacaaaaaatatttgccTCTCGAGAGCATGGAACTACGTTCTTAGTAGAAACACAATGGAAACTTTGTAAAtctgttgtttgtttttattttc encodes:
- the LOC101213727 gene encoding remorin 1.4, translated to MDHLLKQMGSRYPKPEHNREAQSSRRDVYLAPHKSPSFREKRTFGNWLGRQFSRQMSRGNEFSDVGMERATAVAAAAFAIHLVEESEFSKPVKKIDRPKSSSFPRVKIVEEDNRSPPPRPAPEPDRILRPLSNVAKDPEAATGEKPAAKTEQQKQKPIGKITVPSPPVVYDYSRDRGRTETEKPLPIPRPPTPPISRKQPTAPIQTRPEETKADMWEKAELAKIQERYQKVNETISYWETKKREKAICKFEASQVEGTKRSQREKGRKKFEEDMEFIKQIAGEARSKADHKKKNEILKANRKADIIRQTGDIPVSCYCC
- the LOC101214214 gene encoding heparanase-like protein 1, with amino-acid sequence MATMTSKPLLLTLLCFFTISSAEFVKVSVKGVTTIAQTDDDFICATLDWWPPNKCDYGQCPWGKAGIPNLDLQNIILAEAIKEFNPLRIRVGGSLQDQIIYRVGKSYKNCPEMRKQSDGLFGFSKGCLTMQRWDELNDFFNKTSARITFGLNALKGKKPANDGTINWVGDWDSQNARDLIRYTASKGYKIDSYELGNELSATGVSARLEPDQYGKDLTVMGKIVEEVYPNPNNRPKILGPAGFFDKEWFRVFLQNTAPNVVDGVTHHIYNLGAGVDPTLIDKVQDPYYLDQIAQTFKEAKEVSESFGAWSKPWIGESGGAYNSGGKTVSHTFADGFWYLDNLGMTASFDHQVYCRQALIGGNYALLNTTTFIPNPDYYSALLWHRLMGKKVLAASHDSSPYLRVYSHCTRNDEGVTVLLINLSNSTTHDVKIVNDRNIYPNFVGKKLKAREEYHLTPKDGDIQSDVMLLNGTPLQLTPMLEIPKMKPKLVDPTSAVSVAPHSYVFVSIKDFKASACA
- the LOC101213972 gene encoding nodulin-related protein 1 gives rise to the protein MDFLKKLSSDATDKPEDQNPDHHKTSASDLLSSAKLVADAAKSSFGGGSESVDKGKVAGASADLLGAASDYGKLNPSEGIGSYVEKAENYLHQYEKSHSAPHGSGSEPPKAEEPPKKENAAEKEDGGSGFGDYLKMAEGFIKK